The Paramisgurnus dabryanus chromosome 3, PD_genome_1.1, whole genome shotgun sequence genome includes a window with the following:
- the ints1 gene encoding integrator complex subunit 1 isoform X1 produces MNRPKPTSIRRPSSAKTSGHPPPGDFIALGAKSQGGEPKANPALLKPASTGLPPDRKREAPSSLPSSSGLSSLSKRPKHSTTPPSALSRLAEVAAVDKRSISPSIKEPSVVPIEVSPAVLLDEIEAAEAEGNDDRIEGVLCGAVKQLKMNRAKPDMTLYLSLMFLAKIKPNVFATEGVIEALCSLLRRDASINFKAKGNNLVSVLACNLLMAAYEEDENWPEIFVKVYIEDSLGERIWVDSSHCKTFVDNIQTAFTTKMPPKSMLLQTETGRSGGDLSAGNSPHPSTPDEDEGQTELLIAEEKLSPEDDGQVMPRYDELAESVEEYVLEVLRDQLNRRQPMDNVSRNLLRLLTATCGYKEVRLMAVQRLEMWLQNPKLTRPAQDLLMSLCMNCNTHGSDDMEVISNLIKIRLKPKVLLNHYMLCVRDLLNAHRDNLGTMVKFVIFNELSNARNPNNMQVLHTVLQHSPEQAPKFLAMVFQDLLTNKDDYLRASRALLREIIKQTKHEINFQSFCLGLMQERKEATYTDMEFKERFVIQVTDLLTVSMMLGITAQVKEAGIAWDKGEKKNLESLRAFQNQIAAIQRDAVWWLHSVVPTISKVGPKDYVHCLHKVLFTEQPETYYKWDNWPPESDRNFFLRLCSEVPLLEDTLMRILVIGLSRDLPLGPADAMELADHLVKRAAGVQSDDLQVLRVERIQLIDAVLNLCTYHHPENIQLPAGYQPPNLAISTLYWKAWLLLLVVAAFNPQKIGLAAWDGYPTLKMLMEMVMTNNYSFPPCTVADEETKTEMINRELQISQKERQEILAFESHLAAASTKQTITESNSLLLSQLTSLDPKGPPRRPPPLILEQVKTLNQSLRLGHLLCRSRSPDFLLNIIQRQASSQSMPWLADLVQSSEGSLDVLPVQCLCEFLLHDAADDAASADDEEEGESKEQRVKKRQRQQKQRQLLGRLQDLLLGPKADEQTTCEVLDYFLRRLSSTQVASRVLAMKGLSLVLTEGGLKDGDDRDQPMEEDSRDAELLPAYQWLLQDLPRLPLFDSVRGFTANALQQAIHVETDPQTISAYLIYLSQHAPVEEQSHHNDLALDVARLIVERSTIMNSLFSKHSCRPEADAVLSALISIFSTYIRRMRKTKDGEDLYSWSESQDQVFLRWTSGETATMHILVVHAMVILLTLGPPKGESEFYTLLDIWFPDKKPLPTAFLVDTSEEALLLPDWLKLRMIRSEVSRLVDAALQDLEPQQLLLFVQSFGIPVSSMSKLLQYLDQAVSHDPQSLEQNIMDKNYMAHLVEVQHERGATGGHTFHSLLSASIPQRRDSSELNKAKVTVETPHGSVKMRVVSQVPVIGPDDDLAGILLQLFPLKVDPRWPPPPVRPLALALQQALAQEVLRARKGHIQQGGAAGRLLQAVAALLSSAHAGALVLAMHHSHTISCPLLRQLHLYQRLVSQDVGFCTLFFNAVVQMLTWLENSSVETGPLHSLLKSLAAQYSHKHRITDVRTGFRHLAEALAYRRDSEVAVRGIIASLKAGERCNAEPELITKVLQGLMEIKSPYLEELLSLLMTVGTESGAPGSAAGPVAMVISLLLQETEERGVKIEVDSKISESKKPGSCSGLLVDWLELLDPEVTSVCSDLQHKLLFAQNKVKSGGVNMAPSYRPYLLALLTHQSNWSTLHQCISSLLNKRKEQKLDPTSALDFLWACSHIPRIWQGRDQKTPQKRTEKFVLKLSPEELISLVDLILSESELNCRDSPASKSNLDQVSCSLLQSRLPLLHSCLHSDLDNVKKVSEYLISCVKKWGDSIMSKRCQTLLLQIYLHFPEVIQHVRLPEASLSGEATADGSTCKLDVLVHRLITLLADTGDTKSAENRASDANLACRKLAVSHPVLLLRHLSMIAALLHGRIHLNMQEIRQQNHVNFFSDVLAILELLQPLIFHSDHQRALQDSLLSFIKVLQNFRRSSRLPIINKFVQFIQKYITYDAASAVPFLQKHSDVLQGLSTENPDLVQLKSLLAGLTLPVKSCSSESAAEDRDADDSSSGSLPLVNISASVPLTAADMTKCLKKISKGEAIEDVFEGLTEVDEKSKRNPEIIQYFVNDLQRLMSSPEEVCRNMAFSLALRCIQNIPSMAAEFLPTFMYCLGSGNFDVVQTALRNLPEYVLLCQEHADILLHKAFLVGIYGQIDTSSMIAESMKILRMEATT; encoded by the exons ATGAATAGACCGAAACCAACAAGCATCAGGCGCCCCAGTAGTGCCAAAACATCAG GCCACCCACCACCTGGCGATTTTATTGCCCTTGGGGCGAAGAGTCAAGGTGGTGAGCCTAAAGCAAACCCAGCTCTCCTAAAACCAGCATCTACAGGTTTGCCTCCGGACCGCAAGAGAGAGGCACCCTCATCTCTGCCTTCATCCTCTGGTCTATCCAGCCTATCCAAACGACCAAAGCACTCTACAACTCCACCCAGTGCCCTCTCTCGCCTTGCTGAGGTGGCTGCTGTTGACAAAAGATCAATATCACCTTCTATCAAAGAGCCATCTGTAGTTCCCATTGAGG TATCCCCTGCTGTACTCCTGGATGAGATTGAGGCAGCAGAGGCTGAGGGTAACGATGACCGCATTGAGGGCGTGCTGTGTGGGGCGGTCAAACAACTTAAAATGAACCGGGCCAAACCTGACATGACGCTCTACCTCAGCCTTATGTTCCTGGCCAAAATCAAGCCCAATGTTTTTGCCACTGAGGGTGTCATAGAG GCTCTCTGCAGTTTGCTCCGCCGTGATGCCTCCATTAACTTCAAGGCTAAGGGAAACAACCTGGTGTCCGTTCTGGCCTGCAACCTGTTAATGGCCGCTTACGAGGAGGATGAAAACTGGCCCGAGATATTTGTCAAG GTCTACATTGAGGACTCTCTCGGCGAGCGTATCTGGGTGGACAGTTCACACTGTAAAACCTTTGTTGACAACATCCAGACCGCCTTCACAACCAAGATGCCTCCTAAGAGTATGCTACTCCAGACAGAAACGGGGAGATCTGGCGGAGACCTCAGTGCAG GAAACAGCCCTCATCCTTCCACACCAGATGAAGATGAAGGTCAAACTGAGCTTTTGATTGCGGAGGAAAAACTCAGCCCAGAGGATGATGGACAGGTCATGCCCAG gTACGATGAGCTGGCTGAAAGTGTGGAGGAGTATGTGTTGGAAGTTTTGAGGGACCAGCTGAACCGCCGACAGCCTATGGACAACGTGTCCAGGAATCTCTTGCGCCTTTTGACCGCCACCTGTGGCTATAAAGAGGTTCGACTGATGGCCGTGCAGAGACTTGAAATGTGGCTGCAAAATCCAAAG CTGACTCGGCCAGCACAGGATCTTCTCATGTCTCTGTGTATGAACTGTAACACACATGGCTCAGATGATATGGAGGTCATCTCAAACCTCATCAAGATCCGCCTTAAACCCAAAGTTCTCCTTAACCACTACATGCTGTGTGTCAG GGATCTTCTGAATGCTCATAGAGATAATCTGGGCACCATGGTGAAGTTTGTGATCTTTAATGAGCTGTCAAATGCCAGAAACCCTAATAATATGCAAGTGCTTCATACAGTTCTGCAGCACAGCCCGGAGCAGGCACCCAAG TTTCTGGCCATGGTATTTCAGGACCTGTTGACCAATAAAGACGATTACCTGCGGGCATCTCGGGCCCTGCTCAGGGAAATCATTAAGCAAACCAAACACGAGATCAACTTCCAGTCTTTCTGTCTGGGCCTCATGCAGGAGAGGAAGGAGGCCACTTACACGGACATGGAGTTTAAA GAGCGCTTTGTTATCCAAGTGACAGATCTTTTGACGGTTTCCATGATGTTGGGGATCACAGCTCAGGTGAAAGAGGCTGGCATCGCATGGGACAAAGGAGAGAAGAAGA ACCTGGAGTCTCTGAGGGCCTTTCAGAACCAGATTGCTGCCATCCAGAGAGATGCTGTGTGGTGGCTGCACTCTGTGGTTCCTACCATCAGTAAAGTAGGACCTAAAGACTATGTGCACTG CCTCCACAAGGTGCTTTTCACGGAGCAGCCTGAGACGTATTACAAGTGGGATAACTGGCCACCTGAGAGTGACAGAAA TTTTTTTCTCCGGCTGTGCTCCGAGGTTCCTCTGTTGGAGGACACACTGATGCGTATCTTGGTGATTGGTCTGTCACGAGATTTGCCTCTGGGCCCTGCTGATGCCATGGAGCTGGCTGATCACCTGGTAAAGAGGGCTGCTGGAGTTCAGTCTGATG ACCTACAGGTTTTGCGGGTGGAGAGGATCCAACTCATCGACGCTGTTCTGAACCTCTGTACGTACCATCACCCAGAGAACATCCAGCTGCCAGCAGG GTATCAACCTCCAAATCTGGCCATATCGACACTTTACTGGAAGGCCTGGCTCCTGCTACTTGTAGTGGCAGCCTTCAACCCACAGAAAATCG GTTTGGCCGCCTGGGATGGTTACCCCACCCTGAAAATGCTCATGGAAATGgttatgacaaa taaCTACTCATTCCCTCCATGCACGGTGGCTGACGAGGAGACCAAAACGGAGATGATCAACCGGGAGCTGCAGATCTCTCAGAAGGAGAGGCAGGAGATCCTGGCGTTTGAAAGCCACTTGGCTGCCGCCTCCACCAAGCAGACCATTACAGAGAGCAACAGTCTACTGCTGTCTCAGCTCACCAGCCTCGATCCAAA GGGACCTCCACGTAGACCACCTCCTCTCATACTGGAGCAGGTGAAGACCCTAAACCAGTCTTTAAGACTGGGCCATCTGTTGTGTCGTAGCCGCAGCCCAGACTTCCTGCTCAATATCATCCAGAGACAA GCGTCATCTCAGTCTATGCCATGGCTTGCTGATCTCGTCCAGTCCAGTGAGGGGTCTTTGGATGTGTTGCCCGTTCAGTGCCTGTGTGAATTTCTCCTCCATGACGCGGCTGATGATGCTGCTTCTGCTGATGATGAGGAGGAAGGAGAAAGCAAAGAGCAGAGAGTGAAGAAAAGACAA AGACAGCAGAAGCAGAGGCAGCTGCTCGGGCGTCTGCAGGACCTGCTGCTAGGTCCTAAAGCTGATGAACAGACCACATGTGAGGTTCTGGACTATTTCCTGCGCCGTCTCAGTTCTACTCAGGTGGCCTCCAGAGTACTGGCCATGAAG GGTTTGTCTCTGGTGCTGACGGAGGGAGGGTTGAAGGATGGAGATGACAGAGATCAGCCCATGGAGGAAGACTCTAGAGATGCTGAGTTACTGCCCGCCTACCAATGGCTCCTTCAGGACCTCCCCAGACTACCCCTGTTTGACAGCGTAAGAGGCTTCACCGCTAATGCCTTGCAACAG GCCATACATGTGGAAACAGATCCTCAAACCATCAGTGCATATCTGATATACCTTTCCCAGCATGCACCTGTGGAGGAGCAGTCACACCACAATGACCTCGCCTTG GATGTTGCCCGTTTGATAGTAGAGCGCTCCACCATAATGAACAGCCTGTTTTCCAAGCACTCCTGCAGGCCTGAGGCCGACGCTGTTCTCTCTGCTCTGATCTCCATCTTCTCTACCTACATCCGACGTATGAGGAAGACCAAAGATGGAGAGGACCTCTACAGCTGG TCAGAGTCTCAAGACCAAGTGTTCTTGCGATGGACTTCAGGAGAAACGGCCACTATGCACATTCTGGTGGTCCATGCCATGGTCATCCTGCTCACATTGGGCCCCCCGAAAG gagaGAGTGAGTTTTACACTCTGTTGGATATCTGGTTTCCTGATAAAAAGCCCCTTCCTACCGCTTTCCTGGTTGACACATCCGAGGAGGCTCTTCTATTGCCTGATTGGCTCAAATTGAGAATGATTCGATCTGAAGTGTCCCGATTAGTTGATGCAG CCCTGCAGGATCTTGAGCCTCAACAATTGCTGTTGTTCGTCCAGTCTTTCGGTATCCCCGTCTCCAGCATGAGCAAACTGTTGCAGTATCTTGACCAGGCAGTGTCCCATGATCCTCAGTCACTGGAGCAGAACATTATGGACAAAA ACTACATGGCTCATCTGGTGGAGGTTCAGCATGAGAGAGGAGCAACAGGAGGTCACACTTTTCATAGTTTACTCAGTGCTTCAATTCCTCAACGCAGAG ACAGTTCAGAGTTAAACAAGGCTAAGGTAACTGTTGAAACACCCCATGGCTCCGTAAAGATGAGAGTGGTGAGCCAGGTCCCCGTCATTGGCCCAGATGATGATCTCGCTGGGATCCTGTTACAG CTTTTTCCGCTGAAAGTGGATCCACGTTGGCCCCCACCTCCGGTCCGGCCGCTGGCATTGGCTCTGCAGCAAGCTCTGGCCCAAGAGGTGCTGCGTGCACGAAAGGGTCACATCCAGCAGGGCGGTGCTGCTGGACGACTCCTACAAGCTGTAGCAGCCCTTCTGAGTTCTGCCCACGCCGGTGCTCTGGTCCTGGCAATGCATCACAGCCACACGATCTCGTGCCCTCTACTGCGCCAGCTACATCTCTACCAG AGGTTGGTTTCTCAAGACGTCGGCTTCTGCACGCTGTTCTTTAACGCTGTCGTGCAGATGTTGACCTGGCTGGAGAACTCGTCAGTCGAAACAGGGCCACTCCACAGTCTGCTGAAATCTCTGGCCGCCCAGTACTCTCACAAACATCGCATCACAGATG TTCGTACAGGGTTTCGGCATTTGGCTGAAGCTTTGGCATACAGACGTGACTCTGAGGTAGCGGTCAGGGGCATCATTGCATCACTGAAAGCTGGAGAGAGATGCAACGCTGAACCTGAACTCATAACAAAAG tgttACAGGGGCTGATGGAGATAAAGTCCCCTTATCTAGAAGAGCTGTTGTCCCTGCTTATGACCGTTGGTACGGAGAGCGGAGCCCCAGGAAGCGCAGCTGGCCCCGTCGCCATGGTGATCTCCCTGCTGCTGCAGGAAACAGAGGAGCGAGGGGTGAAAATAGAGGTGGATTCCAAAAT CTCTGAGTCAAAGAAGCCTGGCTCGTGTTCAGGACTCTTGGTGGATTGGCTGGAACTGCTCGACCCTGAAGTGACATCTGTGTGCTcagatcttcagcacaaactgctttttgctcaaaacaaG GTTAAAAGCGGTGGTGTGAACATGGCTCCGTCCTACAGGCCGTATCTGTTAGCCCTGCTCACACATCAATCTAACTGGAGCACTCTTCATCAGTGCATCAGCTCTCTGCTTAATAAACGCAAAGAACAGAA GCTGGATCCAACTTCAGCTCTGGATTTTCTTTGGGCCTGCAGTCACATTCCTCGGATCTGGCAGGGGCGAGATCAGAAAACTCCACAG AAACGTACAGAGAAGTTTGTATTAAAGCTGAGCCCTGAAGAGCTAATAAGTCTTGTGGACCTCATCCTGTCTGAGTCAGAACTGAATTGTCGTGACTCACCAGCCTCCAAGAGCAATCTGGATCAGGTCTCCTGTTCACTTCTTCAGTCCCGTCTGCCTTTGCTGCACAGCTGTCTGCACTCAGACCTGGACAATGTCAAGAAAGTGTCAGAGTATCTCATCAGCTGTGTCAAGAAGTGGGGAGACAG TATAATGAGTAAAAGGTGTCAGACGCTGCTACTGCAGATCTACCTGCACTTTCCAGAGGTCATCCAACACGTCCGCCTACCCGAGGCGTCGCTGAGCGGAGAGGCCACAGCCGATGGTAGCACCTGCAAG CTGGACGTTCTGGTGCATCGTCTCATCACCCTGCTAGCTGACACAGGAGACACGAAATCAGCCGAAAACCGCGCGTCCGATGCGAATCTGGCCTGCAGGAAACTGGCCGTGTCCCACCCGGTGCTACTGCTGAG ACACTTGTCCATGATCGCTGCTCTCCTTCATGGCCGCATCCATCTGAACATGCAGGAGATCAGGCAACAGAACCACGTCAATTTCTTCAGTGATGTTTTGGCAATCCTGGAGCTGCTGCAGCCGCTGATATTTCACTCTGACCACCAGAGGGCACTGCAGGATAGTCTGCTGTCTTTTATCAAAGTTTTACAG AACTTCAGAAGATCGTCCCGTTTGCCGATCATAAATAAATTTGTGCAGTTCATTCAGAAATACATCACCTATGATGCAGCATCTGCTGTGCCCTTCCTTCAGAAACACTCTGATGTTCTCCa GGGTCTGTCCACTGAGAATCCTGACCTGGTTCAGCTGAAGTCTTTACTTGCTGGACTGACTCTGCCTGTGAAGTCTTGTTCCTCTGAGAGTGCTGCAGAAGACAGAGATG CAGATGATTCGTCATCAGGTTCCCTCCCGCTGGTCAACATCTCGGCCTCTGTGCCTCTGACTGCAGCCGACATGACCAAATGCCTAAAGAAGATCTCTAAAGGAGAAGCTATTGAGG ATGTGTTTGAAGGTTTGACTGAAGTGGACGAGAAATCCAAAAGGAATCCAGAAATTATTCAGTATTTTGTT AACGATCTTCAAAGACTGATGAGTTCACCTGAGGAGGTGTGCCGCAACATGGCATTTAGTCTTGCTCTGCGGTGTATCCAAAATATCCCCAG CATGGCTGCTGAATTCCTGCCAACCTTCATGTACTGTCTGGGTAGTGGGAACTTTGATGTGGTGCAGACAGCCCTGAGGAACCTGCCGGAATATGTGCTGTTGTGTCAAG AGCATGCTGATATTCTGCTCCACAAAGCGTTTTTAGTGGGCATCTACGGTCAGATCGACACCAGTTCCATGATCGCAGAATCCATGAAGATCTTGCGCATGGAAGCGACAACATAA